Within Deltaproteobacteria bacterium, the genomic segment GAGCCGTGCGCCTCCGGCTCGAGGCCTCGGGCGCGGCCTCCTGGACGGCCCCTTTCTCGCTCATCCCCTGAGCGGCGCGCTTCGCCGGTGCGTCGATTGACAGAGGGGAGGGGTCGCGCTACATCCCGTGCGGCGGCCTGGTCCGCCGTCGAGCACGAGCCATGAGTCTCACCGAACACGCCGTCATCGGCGCCCTGCGTCCGATCCAGGATCCCGACCTCCGCAAGAGCATCGTGGACCTGGGTTTCATCAAGGAGCTCACGGTCCGTCAGGGCCGCGTGGCCTTCAAGCTGGAGCTGACGACCCCGGCCTGTCCGGTGAAGGACCAGCTCAAGGCGGCCTGCGTCGCGGCCGTCGAACGTCTCGACGGGGTGAAAGAGGTGCACGTCGAGATGACCGCCCAGACGCGCGGGGGCGGCGGCGCGGCGCGGCAGGTGCTCTCGGGCGTGAAGAACGTCATCGCGGTGGCGTCGGGAAAGGGTGGCGTGGCGAAGTCCACGACCGCCGTGAACCTGGCCCTCGCCCTGCGGCAGACGGGGGCCACGGTGGGCATCCTGGACGCCGACATCTACGGGCCGTCGGTCCCCACCATGATCCGCATGGAACGGGAGCCCGCCGGCACCTCCGATCAGCGCATCATCCCGGCCGAGGGGCTCGGCCTGAAGGTCATCTCGATCGGCTTTTTCATGCCGCCCGACCGCGCGGCGATCCTCCGGGGGCCGATGGTCTCGGGCTACGTGAGCCAGTTCCTGACCGGCGTCGAGTGGGGCCCCCTCGACTACCTGATCATCGACTACCCGCCGGGCACGGGCGACATCCAGCTCACCCTGTCGCAGCAGTGCCCCATCACGGGGGCCGTGGTCTGCACCACGCCGCAGGAGATCTCGCTCATCGACGTGCGGCGCGGGATCGCGATGTTCGAGACGACCAAGGTCCCCGTCCTCGGGGTGATCGAGACCATGAGCTACTTCATCTGCGACGGGTGCAACAAGCGCCACGACATCTTCCGCAGCGGTGGTGGGGAGCGCATCGCCCGACGCATCGGGGTGCCGTTCCTCGGGGCCGTGCCGATCGACCCCCTCGTGGCCGAGGACTCCGACACGGGCGTGCCGGTGATCGTCGGACATCCCGACTCGCCCGCGGCCAAGGCGTATCGCGAGCTGGCGGGCGCGGTCGCGGCCCAGCTCTCGATTCTGAACGTGGAGCGGGGGAGCTATCTCGAGACCTTCTCTCTCACCTGGAAGGCGTGAGCATGACGGTCGACACCCAACCCCTGCTGGTGCGCAAGATCGAGCAACTCGACCAGTACCTTCTCGGGATCGAGTGGGTCGACGGGCACAAGAGCCGCTGGCGGCTCTCGCACCTCCGGCGCCACTGCCCCTGTGCTCTCTGCGTGGACGAGTGGACGGGCGAGAAGCGCCTGGACCCCGCGGCAGTGGACGAGAAGGTGGTGGCCACGGAGCTCCATTCCGTGGGTCGCTACGCGCTGGC encodes:
- a CDS encoding Mrp/NBP35 family ATP-binding protein, encoding MSLTEHAVIGALRPIQDPDLRKSIVDLGFIKELTVRQGRVAFKLELTTPACPVKDQLKAACVAAVERLDGVKEVHVEMTAQTRGGGGAARQVLSGVKNVIAVASGKGGVAKSTTAVNLALALRQTGATVGILDADIYGPSVPTMIRMEREPAGTSDQRIIPAEGLGLKVISIGFFMPPDRAAILRGPMVSGYVSQFLTGVEWGPLDYLIIDYPPGTGDIQLTLSQQCPITGAVVCTTPQEISLIDVRRGIAMFETTKVPVLGVIETMSYFICDGCNKRHDIFRSGGGERIARRIGVPFLGAVPIDPLVAEDSDTGVPVIVGHPDSPAAKAYRELAGAVAAQLSILNVERGSYLETFSLTWKA
- a CDS encoding DUF971 domain-containing protein codes for the protein MTVDTQPLLVRKIEQLDQYLLGIEWVDGHKSRWRLSHLRRHCPCALCVDEWTGEKRLDPAAVDEKVVATELHSVGRYALAIHFTDGHQSGIFPFTLLRSLCQCDDCASRAR